In Paenibacillus guangzhouensis, a single window of DNA contains:
- a CDS encoding FliA/WhiG family RNA polymerase sigma factor: MLDNKISHLSNYDLWESWREGGQIEAKKQLIEQYLSIVDYVSNRLAIGLPKNVSKDDLASNGVVGLIDAIEKFDYKRGLQFETYASWRVRGAILDGLRQGDWVPRSVREKSKKIEEAYQHLEQRYLRSVTDAEMSEYLDVSEKDFQQMLQDVAVTSVCSLEDPIRDEESETRLSLLIDEKAKNPDYKVNEFFLKESLVKGIEKLTEKERTVVSLFYYEDLSLSEIAEVMSLSPSRISQLHSKAILRLRGSLDKYKNQLLYN, translated from the coding sequence ATGTTAGATAATAAAATCTCTCATCTATCGAACTATGATCTCTGGGAAAGCTGGAGAGAGGGCGGTCAGATTGAAGCGAAGAAACAATTGATCGAGCAATACTTATCAATCGTGGATTATGTATCAAATCGGCTGGCCATTGGATTGCCGAAGAACGTAAGCAAAGACGATTTAGCGAGTAACGGCGTCGTAGGCTTGATCGATGCTATTGAGAAGTTCGATTACAAACGTGGATTACAGTTCGAGACCTACGCATCATGGCGCGTTCGCGGGGCGATACTCGACGGACTGCGTCAAGGGGACTGGGTGCCACGTTCTGTACGAGAGAAGTCGAAGAAAATTGAAGAGGCCTATCAACATCTAGAACAGCGTTATTTGCGTTCTGTGACCGACGCTGAGATGAGCGAGTACCTGGATGTATCGGAGAAAGATTTCCAACAGATGCTGCAGGATGTCGCGGTTACGAGTGTCTGCTCGCTGGAGGATCCGATCCGAGACGAAGAGTCCGAGACACGACTTTCTCTGCTAATTGATGAGAAAGCGAAAAATCCGGATTATAAGGTAAATGAGTTCTTCTTGAAAGAATCCTTAGTTAAAGGAATTGAGAAGTTAACGGAGAAAGAACGGACAGTTGTCTCGCTATTCTATTACGAGGATCTATCTCTTAGTGAAATTGCGGAAGTGATGTCGCTCTCTCCTTCGCGTATCTCTCAATTGCATTCCAAGGCAATCTTGAGATTGCGTGGTTCACTGGATAAGTACAAAAATCAACTTCTATATAACTAG
- a CDS encoding DUF342 domain-containing protein: MAKEVRLNEFVDISLSENKFEAYLQINEHFDNSTFTSDQLEAFLRENRIQHGIQKNILQQIVQTPRAFQNNFTVIAMGTLPITGTDGYINYSTRLINQEKKPMELEDGSVDYREVIQLNNVQKGQLIAERILPTEGTPGMTVTGEEIAPKKGKEVRFKIGKNVVVDAEQKAMYAAIDGLIAKTDKDKVNVFPVYEVNGDVDYNIGNIDFIGTVVIRGNVLNGFRVRASGDIRVIGGVEGAELDADGSIEITGGIIAGNKGSVRAKVNVKSSFIQDGNVFAGNDVIVSQSIMHSSIRAGKNVICAGTKGLIVGGLIQAGERVAARTIGNTMSTATVIEVGVLPELRNELLELRTHLRGLIENLDKTEKALTLLDQLASSGQLTPDRLAMRVKLTSTKKQNKQEQYEIRDRILEIEKTLEDTNAARVDVMKTIYGGAKIVIGRYTRFMKEPVERISFRLADGDVSMSPYI, from the coding sequence ATGGCAAAGGAAGTCCGGTTGAACGAATTCGTGGACATTTCTTTATCAGAGAACAAATTCGAGGCCTATTTACAGATCAATGAACATTTCGACAATAGCACATTTACATCAGATCAACTTGAGGCATTTCTGAGAGAGAACCGTATACAACATGGCATTCAAAAGAATATTTTGCAGCAAATCGTTCAGACACCTAGAGCATTCCAGAACAACTTTACCGTAATTGCTATGGGAACATTGCCCATAACTGGGACAGACGGATACATTAATTACTCAACTAGACTTATCAATCAAGAGAAGAAACCGATGGAACTTGAAGATGGCTCAGTTGACTACCGGGAAGTTATTCAACTGAATAATGTTCAGAAAGGCCAGCTGATCGCAGAACGTATATTGCCTACAGAGGGAACACCCGGCATGACTGTAACAGGTGAGGAAATCGCACCGAAAAAGGGCAAGGAGGTTCGGTTCAAAATCGGGAAGAATGTCGTCGTCGACGCGGAGCAGAAAGCGATGTATGCTGCGATCGATGGGCTGATTGCTAAGACCGATAAGGATAAAGTGAATGTGTTTCCAGTCTACGAAGTGAATGGGGATGTGGATTATAATATCGGTAATATCGATTTCATCGGAACGGTCGTCATCCGAGGAAATGTGTTAAATGGATTTCGTGTCAGAGCGTCTGGAGATATCCGTGTTATTGGCGGCGTTGAAGGCGCAGAATTGGATGCAGACGGATCAATCGAAATCACGGGCGGAATTATTGCAGGCAATAAGGGCTCCGTACGTGCAAAAGTGAATGTGAAGAGCTCGTTCATTCAAGACGGAAATGTGTTTGCCGGCAATGATGTCATCGTCTCGCAAAGCATTATGCATTCCTCGATACGTGCGGGTAAGAATGTGATCTGTGCAGGCACGAAAGGTCTGATCGTTGGCGGCTTAATCCAAGCTGGGGAACGTGTGGCAGCACGGACCATCGGGAATACCATGTCTACAGCTACGGTGATCGAGGTAGGTGTATTGCCGGAATTACGCAATGAACTACTAGAATTACGCACCCATTTGCGCGGATTGATTGAGAATCTAGATAAAACAGAAAAAGCGCTGACATTATTGGATCAGCTAGCTTCTTCAGGTCAATTGACGCCAGATCGACTTGCGATGCGTGTCAAATTAACATCGACGAAGAAACAGAATAAGCAAGAACAATACGAGATCCGCGATCGTATTCTCGAAATTGAGAAGACGCTAGAGGATACGAATGCAGCGCGTGTCGATGTCATGAAGACGATCTATGGTGGTGCCAAAATCGTGATCGGGCGTTACACAAGGTTTATGAAAGAACCTGTAGAACGGATTAGCTTCCGACTTGCTGACGGCGATGTGTCAATGAGTCCTTACATTTAA
- a CDS encoding DUF6115 domain-containing protein encodes MNLDPLWYVVIIGAAAILYAVMIPRQRKQQTGNQSEIVREVEETLEHFMDEIDQDNKELVQLVTQMKQDFVTQQNILGHRVEQLEHRCQQLELQLGQQAQQWIAQQQTSIAEEPIHSVEPSLTISVPVVEQQQITEPEPSKEDASIKGRYAEVFALYEDGKSIDMISKKTGIPSGEIQLILQLSKQEASRD; translated from the coding sequence TTGAATCTTGACCCCTTGTGGTACGTTGTCATCATTGGTGCTGCGGCTATTTTATATGCAGTTATGATCCCAAGACAGCGCAAACAGCAGACTGGTAATCAAAGTGAAATCGTACGAGAAGTAGAAGAGACTCTGGAGCATTTCATGGACGAAATTGACCAGGACAATAAAGAACTCGTTCAATTGGTCACGCAGATGAAACAAGACTTCGTTACGCAACAGAATATTCTTGGACATCGCGTTGAACAGCTTGAGCATCGGTGTCAACAGCTTGAACTTCAGCTAGGGCAGCAAGCACAGCAATGGATCGCGCAGCAGCAGACCTCTATTGCTGAAGAGCCGATACACTCTGTTGAACCTTCGCTGACAATTTCCGTTCCTGTTGTGGAGCAGCAGCAAATTACCGAACCAGAGCCATCGAAGGAAGATGCGTCTATTAAGGGGCGTTATGCTGAAGTATTTGCACTTTATGAGGATGGAAAATCGATTGATATGATCTCGAAGAAAACAGGAATTCCTAGCGGTGAAATCCAACTTATCCTTCAGCTGTCCAAGCAGGAGGCGAGCCGTGATTAA
- a CDS encoding MltG/YceG/YrrL family protein has protein sequence MINKRHFFLGLGSGLILGSVLLQLMLAANPVQPKNNQTELSAFTVEQLEAEAMKLDMHLVPADAKAYTSEQLKELLKTKEAEWRASQAQTQQVTVQPKDNSTTASTPPAQEKTNVEAPKVTLKIVAGMSLVKVSDKLEDLGIVDSSAKFVAYGKKHGINSKIRTGTYELSADQTFAEIAKIITTRP, from the coding sequence GTGATTAATAAACGTCATTTTTTTCTGGGGCTAGGTAGCGGTCTGATCCTGGGGAGTGTCCTTCTTCAGCTAATGCTCGCTGCTAACCCAGTACAGCCAAAGAATAACCAGACGGAACTGAGCGCTTTTACCGTTGAACAGCTTGAAGCCGAAGCGATGAAATTGGATATGCACCTCGTGCCCGCCGATGCTAAGGCATATACATCAGAACAACTGAAAGAACTACTCAAGACGAAGGAAGCCGAGTGGCGGGCCTCACAGGCCCAAACTCAGCAAGTGACAGTACAACCAAAGGATAATAGCACGACCGCTTCCACCCCTCCTGCGCAAGAGAAAACGAATGTTGAAGCGCCTAAAGTAACTTTAAAGATTGTAGCGGGGATGTCCCTTGTCAAAGTGAGCGACAAGCTTGAGGATCTAGGGATCGTTGATTCTTCCGCGAAATTTGTTGCATATGGTAAGAAGCATGGTATTAACAGCAAAATTCGCACAGGAACGTACGAACTGTCAGCAGATCAGACGTTTGCAGAGATCGCGAAGATCATTACGACCAGACCTTAG
- the rpsB gene encoding 30S ribosomal protein S2 — translation MAVISMKQLLEAGVHFGHQTRRWNPKMDRYIFTERNGIYIIDLQKTVKKVEEAYNFVKSVAEEGGTILFVGTKKQAQDSVKEEAERCGNFFINQRWLGGTLTNFQTIQKRIDRLKTLEKWEEDGTFEVLPKKEVILLRKEKDRLEKFLGGIKNMKGLPSALFVIDPRKERIAVAEARKLGIPIVGIVDTNCDPDEIDYVIPGNDDAIRAVKLLTAKMADAMIEANQGEDTTA, via the coding sequence ATGGCAGTAATCTCCATGAAACAGCTTTTGGAAGCTGGTGTTCACTTCGGTCACCAAACTCGTCGTTGGAACCCGAAAATGGATCGTTATATCTTCACTGAAAGAAACGGTATCTACATTATCGACTTGCAAAAAACAGTTAAAAAGGTTGAGGAAGCTTACAACTTCGTTAAATCTGTCGCTGAAGAAGGCGGCACAATCCTATTCGTAGGTACGAAGAAACAAGCTCAAGATTCCGTTAAAGAAGAAGCAGAGCGTTGTGGAAACTTCTTCATCAACCAACGTTGGTTGGGTGGAACGTTGACTAACTTCCAAACAATCCAAAAACGTATCGATCGTTTGAAAACTCTTGAGAAGTGGGAAGAGGACGGCACGTTCGAAGTTCTTCCGAAGAAGGAAGTTATCTTGCTTCGCAAAGAGAAAGATCGTCTTGAGAAATTCTTAGGCGGTATCAAGAACATGAAAGGTTTGCCAAGCGCATTGTTCGTTATCGATCCACGCAAAGAGCGTATTGCAGTAGCAGAAGCTCGTAAATTGGGTATCCCAATCGTTGGTATCGTTGATACGAACTGTGATCCAGACGAGATCGACTACGTTATCCCAGGTAACGATGACGCGATCCGTGCAGTTAAATTATTGACTGCGAAAATGGCTGATGCGATGATCGAAGCAAACCAAGGCGAAGACACAACAGCTTAA
- the tsf gene encoding translation elongation factor Ts: MAVTASMVKELREKTGAGMLDCKKALDESNGDVTKAIEILREKGLAAAANKSGRIATEGVCEAYIHAGGRIGVLVEINCETDFVGKTDQFKELARDIAMHIAAMSPRYVRREEVPMEDLEKEKEILRAQALNEGKPEKIVDKMVEGRINKYFEEFCLMEQSFVKDPDKTIETLLKEKISTIGENISVRRFVRYELGEGMEKKVDNFVEEVMAQAKM, translated from the coding sequence ATGGCAGTTACGGCTAGCATGGTAAAAGAACTTCGTGAAAAAACAGGCGCAGGTATGCTTGATTGCAAAAAAGCGCTTGATGAGTCTAACGGAGATGTAACAAAAGCAATCGAAATTTTGCGTGAAAAAGGTTTGGCGGCTGCAGCGAACAAATCCGGACGTATTGCAACGGAAGGCGTATGTGAAGCTTACATCCATGCAGGCGGACGTATCGGCGTTCTTGTAGAAATCAACTGCGAAACAGACTTCGTTGGTAAAACAGACCAATTCAAAGAGCTTGCTCGTGACATCGCTATGCACATCGCGGCTATGAGCCCTCGTTATGTTCGTCGTGAAGAAGTTCCAATGGAAGATCTTGAGAAAGAAAAAGAAATCCTTCGTGCACAAGCACTTAACGAAGGTAAACCAGAAAAAATCGTTGATAAAATGGTTGAAGGCCGTATCAACAAATACTTTGAAGAGTTCTGCTTGATGGAACAATCCTTCGTTAAAGATCCAGACAAAACAATCGAAACATTGCTTAAAGAAAAAATCAGCACAATCGGTGAGAACATCTCCGTTCGTCGTTTCGTTCGTTACGAGCTTGGAGAAGGCATGGAGAAAAAAGTGGATAACTTCGTAGAAGAAGTTATGGCGCAAGCAAAAATGTAA
- the pyrH gene encoding UMP kinase, protein MKQPVYKRVVLKVSGESLSGQTGFGIESDVINSIAEQVKEVVELGVEVAIVCGGGNIWRGIAGSEKGIDRATADYMGMLATVMNSLALQDALEQIDVPTRVQTSIAMQQIAEPYIRRRAIRHLEKGRVVIFAAGTGNPFFSTDTTAALRAAEIEADVILMAKNKVDGVYTADPFKDETAEKFEQLTYLEVLNRNLGVMDSTASSLCMDNNIPLVVFAITEKGNIKRVVQGEKIGTIVKGSVD, encoded by the coding sequence TTGAAACAACCAGTATATAAACGAGTCGTCTTAAAAGTAAGTGGTGAGTCTCTGTCCGGCCAGACTGGCTTTGGCATTGAATCTGATGTTATTAATTCCATTGCTGAACAAGTAAAGGAAGTCGTTGAACTTGGCGTTGAAGTTGCAATTGTTTGCGGCGGAGGCAACATTTGGCGCGGAATCGCAGGCAGCGAAAAAGGGATTGACCGTGCAACAGCGGACTACATGGGTATGCTTGCTACAGTAATGAATTCCCTTGCCTTGCAAGACGCGCTAGAGCAAATCGATGTCCCAACACGTGTTCAGACTTCTATTGCAATGCAGCAAATTGCCGAGCCTTATATCCGTAGACGTGCGATCCGACACTTGGAAAAAGGCAGAGTTGTTATTTTCGCAGCAGGTACGGGGAATCCATTCTTCTCAACAGATACGACGGCAGCGCTTCGTGCGGCTGAGATCGAAGCAGATGTCATTCTGATGGCGAAGAATAAAGTAGACGGTGTCTACACGGCAGATCCATTCAAGGATGAGACTGCAGAGAAGTTCGAACAATTAACTTATCTTGAAGTGTTAAATCGTAATCTTGGCGTGATGGACTCAACCGCTTCTTCATTGTGCATGGATAACAATATTCCACTTGTCGTCTTTGCCATTACGGAGAAGGGCAATATCAAACGTGTTGTACAAGGTGAGAAGATTGGAACGATTGTAAAAGGGAGTGTAGACTAA
- the frr gene encoding ribosome recycling factor has product MPQSIKKNAEERMGKAIESLKRDLATLRAGRASSSMLDRIQVEYYGAPTPVNQLANVNTPDSRTLMIQPWDKTSLGAIEKAILKSDLGLTPANDGTQIRLSIPMLTEERRVELVKSTKKFGEDAKVAIRNIRRDANDDIKKLEKSDISEDESRRHQEDVQKTTDKYIGEVDKVTASKEKEIMEV; this is encoded by the coding sequence ATGCCACAATCAATCAAAAAGAATGCAGAAGAACGTATGGGGAAAGCAATTGAATCCTTGAAACGCGATCTTGCAACGTTGCGTGCAGGTCGTGCATCATCATCGATGCTGGATCGGATCCAAGTTGAATATTATGGCGCTCCAACCCCAGTGAATCAACTCGCGAATGTGAATACACCAGATTCTCGTACCCTTATGATTCAGCCATGGGATAAAACATCATTAGGCGCAATTGAGAAAGCAATCTTGAAGTCCGATTTGGGATTGACACCAGCGAATGATGGAACTCAAATTCGTCTATCGATTCCTATGTTGACAGAAGAGCGTCGTGTGGAACTCGTGAAATCGACGAAGAAATTCGGAGAGGACGCGAAAGTAGCCATTCGTAACATCCGTCGTGATGCGAATGATGACATTAAAAAACTCGAGAAATCAGACATTTCGGAAGATGAATCTCGTCGTCACCAAGAAGATGTTCAGAAAACAACGGACAAATATATTGGTGAAGTTGATAAAGTCACTGCATCCAAAGAGAAAGAAATCATGGAAGTATAA
- a CDS encoding isoprenyl transferase, producing MIKRFQKWLDDRPKGQASFNLTKDNIPEHIAIIMDGNGRWAKNRGLPRIAGHHNGMKAVKKVTIAADALGVKCLTMYAFSTENWKRPKEEVDFLMKLPEEFLSIELAELIEKNVQVRMMGHKEDLPSHTLKAIEEAERQTKNNTGLILNFALNYGGRREIVESVREIGQRVLNGELRPEDIAESDIEQHLLSNHLPNPDLLIRTSGELRLSNFMLWQLAYSEFWFTDVYWPAFTEEHLYEAIAEYQRRTRRYGGLV from the coding sequence ATGATTAAGCGATTCCAGAAATGGTTGGATGACAGACCCAAAGGTCAAGCGTCATTCAATTTAACAAAGGATAATATTCCTGAGCACATCGCGATAATTATGGACGGGAACGGCCGCTGGGCTAAAAATCGTGGATTACCTCGCATTGCAGGGCATCATAATGGCATGAAAGCAGTGAAGAAAGTAACCATTGCTGCAGATGCGTTGGGTGTGAAATGCCTGACCATGTATGCTTTTTCCACGGAAAATTGGAAACGTCCAAAAGAAGAAGTCGACTTTCTGATGAAGCTGCCGGAGGAGTTCCTGTCCATTGAACTCGCGGAGCTGATCGAGAAGAATGTTCAAGTTCGCATGATGGGCCACAAAGAAGATCTGCCGTCGCATACGCTCAAGGCGATTGAAGAAGCGGAACGTCAGACGAAGAACAATACGGGACTTATTCTTAATTTTGCATTGAATTATGGCGGTCGTAGGGAAATTGTAGAGAGTGTTCGTGAGATCGGGCAACGCGTGCTGAATGGTGAATTGCGCCCTGAAGATATTGCGGAGTCAGACATTGAGCAGCATTTGTTATCGAATCATTTACCGAATCCAGATCTTCTCATTCGGACCAGTGGAGAGCTCCGTTTGAGTAATTTTATGCTATGGCAGTTAGCTTATAGCGAATTTTGGTTCACTGATGTATATTGGCCTGCGTTCACAGAGGAACATTTGTATGAAGCAATCGCCGAATACCAACGGAGAACACGCAGATATGGCGGTTTAGTATAA
- a CDS encoding phosphatidate cytidylyltransferase, producing MKQRIITGIIAGSAFLACTVIGGPWYQGLLIVLSLIGYYEFARMNHFQWWNITSLLGFAGVIYFVFPWEGFDVSVEPMWMWLLMFLFLTITVLSKNRIDIDRIAVMFLGAVYVGVGFQAMITTRYTPDDHGLFWTFLLFGCIWASDSGAYFTGRAFGRTKLWPSISPNKTIEGAFGGVVISVVIALLFAWYAPELLPFGKAVGIGIVAAVVGQLGDLIQSAYKRIRGIKDSGNFLPGHGGVLDRCDSWLIVFPFVQLLMLLPHA from the coding sequence TTGAAGCAACGCATCATTACCGGGATAATTGCAGGATCGGCATTCCTTGCCTGCACTGTGATCGGTGGACCTTGGTACCAAGGACTTCTAATCGTGTTATCCTTAATCGGCTATTATGAATTTGCCAGAATGAACCACTTTCAATGGTGGAACATCACCTCCCTGCTCGGTTTTGCAGGTGTCATTTATTTTGTATTCCCATGGGAAGGGTTTGACGTAAGTGTCGAACCGATGTGGATGTGGCTTCTCATGTTTCTTTTCTTAACGATAACCGTATTATCTAAGAATCGCATTGATATTGATCGAATCGCAGTGATGTTCCTCGGCGCAGTCTATGTGGGTGTGGGCTTCCAGGCGATGATTACGACACGCTATACACCCGATGATCACGGATTGTTCTGGACATTCTTATTGTTTGGCTGCATATGGGCCTCTGATTCAGGCGCTTATTTTACAGGACGCGCATTTGGTAGAACAAAGTTATGGCCTTCGATTAGCCCGAATAAAACGATTGAAGGTGCATTTGGGGGAGTCGTCATCTCCGTCGTTATTGCACTGTTGTTTGCTTGGTACGCACCGGAATTGCTTCCGTTCGGCAAAGCGGTTGGCATCGGTATTGTTGCAGCAGTCGTTGGGCAATTAGGCGACTTGATCCAATCGGCATATAAACGCATTCGCGGCATTAAAGATAGCGGGAATTTCTTGCCGGGGCATGGCGGGGTACTCGATCGTTGTGACAGTTGGTTGATTGTGTTTCCGTTCGTGCAGCTGTTAATGCTGCTGCCGCATGCATAA
- a CDS encoding 1-deoxy-D-xylulose-5-phosphate reductoisomerase, whose amino-acid sequence MRKISILGSTGSIGTQTLDVISHYPEQFKVEGLAAGTNAALFIEQIHRFKPRKVSIATKELADQLKQHIPSDIEVYYGDEGLIEVAARTDADFVVTALVGSQGLPSTLAAIQAGKNIGLANKETLVTAGHIVTSMVRDYGVTMLPIDSEHSAIFQCLNGESMENIKKITITASGGSFRDRTREQLQGVTVEEALNHPNWSMGAKITIDSATMVNKGLEVIEAHWLFNLPYEQIDVLVHPESIIHSFVEFNDSSIIAQMGNPDMRVPIQYALTYPERIASPAASLDLARIGKLHFREMDYDRYPCLRMAFECGRIGGTAPTVFNAANEVAVARFLRGEITFLQIEDVIASALEKHQRIAMPTLEQIQETDRLTRQLALNIPFGLS is encoded by the coding sequence GTGAGAAAAATATCTATATTGGGTTCGACAGGTTCGATTGGTACACAAACATTGGACGTGATTTCCCATTACCCTGAACAATTTAAAGTTGAAGGATTGGCAGCAGGTACGAATGCTGCTTTATTTATAGAGCAAATCCATCGATTTAAACCGCGTAAAGTATCGATTGCGACCAAAGAGCTTGCAGATCAATTGAAGCAACACATTCCTTCTGATATTGAAGTGTATTATGGGGACGAAGGGCTTATTGAAGTTGCTGCACGAACGGATGCTGATTTTGTTGTTACGGCGCTGGTTGGGAGCCAAGGGCTGCCTTCGACATTAGCAGCGATCCAAGCGGGTAAGAACATTGGTCTAGCGAATAAAGAAACGCTCGTGACGGCAGGGCATATCGTAACGTCGATGGTTCGTGATTATGGCGTCACCATGCTGCCGATTGATAGTGAACATTCTGCCATTTTCCAATGTTTGAACGGCGAATCGATGGAGAATATCAAGAAAATTACGATTACGGCTTCGGGCGGCTCTTTCCGCGATCGGACACGAGAACAACTTCAAGGTGTCACGGTTGAGGAGGCTTTGAATCATCCGAATTGGTCGATGGGGGCGAAGATCACTATTGATTCAGCAACGATGGTGAACAAGGGGCTAGAAGTGATTGAAGCGCACTGGCTGTTCAACTTGCCTTATGAACAGATTGATGTCCTCGTTCATCCGGAGAGTATCATCCACTCTTTTGTTGAGTTTAACGACAGTAGTATCATCGCCCAGATGGGAAATCCAGATATGCGTGTTCCGATCCAATATGCTCTTACATATCCTGAACGGATTGCTTCACCTGCTGCTTCGCTTGATCTTGCTCGGATCGGTAAGCTGCATTTCCGTGAGATGGACTATGACCGCTATCCATGTTTAAGAATGGCCTTTGAATGTGGTAGAATAGGGGGTACGGCTCCTACGGTTTTCAATGCGGCGAATGAAGTGGCTGTGGCGCGGTTTTTACGCGGTGAAATAACATTTCTTCAGATTGAAGATGTCATTGCATCTGCACTTGAGAAGCACCAACGGATTGCAATGCCTACCTTAGAGCAAATTCAAGAGACAGATCGATTGACAAGACAATTGGCATTGAACATCCCTTTTGGGTTATCCTAG
- the rseP gene encoding RIP metalloprotease RseP, with protein MEMVQIIFLTVLVFFVLVTIHEWGHFYFAKRAGILVREFAIGFGPKLFSFKKNETRYTLRLLPLGGFVRMAGEDPELVQIQPGQTIAVRLNQDQITHLYLDQLDQRKNVVRGTVEEIDIEEHLFVKLDVDGDIQTIAVHPQAMMVTKGQETQIAPYNRQFGSKTVGQRAMAIFAGPLMNFFLAFVLFAAYIMMAGVPEENPQHLKIGQITEGKPADRAGLKPGDIIDTINGVDIGTDSAKMIEMIGKSTDKVMHWTIIRDGVEKNIDVTPELIEGQEGGKVGIVPDYPMRSASFVETIKYSGIAMKNTTIRIFDGFRMLIFGQFKLDDLGGPVRTFEVTGQIAKQGIAQLTSWAGILSLYLGIFNLLPIPALDGSRLVFIGVEAIRGRKVDPNRESMVHIIGFAMLMLLMLAVTYNDILRLVKG; from the coding sequence TTGGAAATGGTTCAGATCATTTTTTTAACGGTATTAGTCTTTTTTGTCCTCGTAACGATTCATGAGTGGGGGCATTTCTACTTCGCGAAACGTGCTGGTATTCTCGTTCGTGAATTTGCAATTGGATTTGGACCAAAGCTGTTCTCCTTTAAGAAAAATGAGACACGGTATACGCTGCGGCTACTGCCACTCGGCGGATTCGTGCGGATGGCAGGAGAAGATCCTGAATTAGTTCAGATCCAGCCAGGTCAGACCATCGCTGTAAGATTGAATCAAGATCAAATCACTCATCTCTATCTAGATCAACTGGATCAACGTAAAAATGTTGTGCGTGGAACGGTTGAAGAAATTGATATTGAAGAGCACTTGTTCGTGAAGCTGGATGTCGATGGTGATATTCAGACGATTGCCGTTCATCCGCAAGCGATGATGGTTACCAAAGGTCAGGAGACGCAAATTGCTCCGTATAACCGTCAATTTGGCAGCAAAACGGTAGGTCAGCGTGCGATGGCTATATTTGCCGGGCCGTTAATGAATTTCTTCCTTGCCTTTGTGCTGTTCGCGGCGTATATTATGATGGCTGGTGTGCCAGAAGAGAACCCGCAGCACCTCAAAATTGGACAAATCACAGAGGGCAAACCTGCGGATCGTGCAGGACTCAAACCAGGGGATATTATCGACACGATTAATGGCGTAGATATCGGTACAGATTCTGCTAAAATGATTGAAATGATCGGTAAATCGACAGATAAAGTGATGCATTGGACGATTATACGGGACGGCGTAGAGAAAAACATCGATGTAACGCCAGAGCTTATCGAAGGTCAAGAAGGCGGTAAAGTCGGTATCGTGCCGGATTATCCGATGCGTTCCGCATCATTTGTGGAGACGATCAAGTACTCGGGGATTGCCATGAAGAATACGACCATTCGGATATTCGATGGATTCCGGATGCTGATCTTCGGACAGTTCAAGCTGGATGATCTAGGTGGTCCTGTACGAACATTCGAAGTGACAGGTCAGATTGCGAAGCAAGGGATAGCCCAACTGACTTCATGGGCTGGAATACTGAGCTTGTATCTTGGTATCTTCAACTTACTCCCAATACCAGCACTGGATGGCAGCCGTCTTGTCTTTATTGGCGTCGAAGCCATTCGAGGGCGCAAGGTGGATCCGAACCGGGAGAGCATGGTGCATATTATTGGATTCGCCATGTTAATGTTGTTAATGCTGGCTGTCACGTATAATGATATTTTGCGGCTAGTAAAAGGATAA